The Juglans microcarpa x Juglans regia isolate MS1-56 chromosome 2D, Jm3101_v1.0, whole genome shotgun sequence DNA window aaaaggaAAAATCTGGGTGGGTTCAACCAATCTCTTAATCATACTTATCGGTCAACTTTTGGTTGGTGATCAAGGTAGTTAGTATCTTCTAAAACAAGTCGCAAAAAAGTAACAATCAAAGAAAACCAAACACGAAATGCAAGTGCCTGGTGAAAGAAGAGATTTTGACAAAGGAAATATATATGAGTGAAGTGAAGCATGTAAGATTATAGAACTTACTCGAACTTGGGGGACATGAGCTGTTATAACATTCTTAATTCCAGGCTTGGCTGCTCTGATGTTGGAGAAGTGTGCGGACAGCCGAACGAATTTAAGAATAAAGAAAGATGGGATTGCTATTGGAGAGATTGCTCcatagtttggtgaaatgaaaCGGAGACAAGAGAACGCTGTTTTGATGGAACAACAACAAAGCAGTGGCATTACCAAAATCCAAGAAAAGGGTCCCGCCAGGATCATGGGCCTCGCTGACAGAAAGACAGACAATTTGTTTGACCTAAAATCCCAGTGTACAGTGTCTGAAAAGACAGAGAGAACTTGTGTATAGGCGGATCCGGATCAGGATCCTCTCCATTTGGACAAAACCCGACTGTCCAACAATGTCTTGTACTGATCAATCATCAAATATGTTATAACTGGAGAATGAACACGTTTTTCTTGGTATACGATATTCAGTCTCTTGGCCAATATCCAATTGATGGTAATTGAGGAAGGTCACAAATTTTATCTTATACAACGTGGAGACATGATAATTGGAAGTTTTTGTCTAGAAAATGCTGAAAAAGTGAGTAATTTCTCCGATATCATGAAGCTACTACTATTTGGATTTGTAACTAAGCCAATTAGCCTTTGATTGTTAAATAGCATTAGCATTATTGGGTGGCTGAAAAGGTGGGGAGAGATGAGAGGAAAATGGAATTGCGCCAGAAAATTGTCAAAAGAGAAATTTGTGGCGACTTTCAGAAGCAAAAAAGGTAGGCTAGTACCTAAAGTTGTAAGGTTAAATTTCTAATCAACGCAATAATGCTCATTTGCTGTAATCAACTATCAAGGCAAAAGCCAAAAATCCCGGCTTCATGGCCCAGTTTTAGAAAATTACCAATTCAATGGTAATCGCTGCCGAATAAGGGATACAAGCAATACATCGTATAAAACCTTACATTTCCTTCAAATACATCGGATTCTAGAGATGTGAAACAGACAATTGGGAggcaaagtaaaaaaaaatatatatatatatatatatattttaataccaCAGTAGAACACACCAAAAGAGCAGGTCCATGAGCATGATCCCTTGGAGGTCCCCTTTCATAGTATAAAATTATGGCATCCAAATCAGAGAGACATTACAATCGACAAATGGTAGCGACAACATGCAGCAATGATAAGGAGACATTACAATTGGCACTtcaaaaaaacatatcaaactGGTGTTTTAAAACATAATCTGTTGTTGAGGATATGCATACAAGTCAAACCTACATTCAGGTGAGCTGCTGCTTTTGGGCCCTGATCAATTCACAGGAAAAATGCCGACTACACTCAGCCTTATTATACATTGGAGTCATGTCAAAATGCAAAATGTCTATTTGTTCAAGGGATTCTTTAAGTCTTCAATCTTATTGTAAAGGATTTTCCGGAGCAACCTACATTGGAGAAACTGATGTCAAGGATAAACTTGGTGCCACTGTTGCAACGTATtgaacattacttttttttttttaacaaattacaAGTATGTGTTAGGTCGAAAACTAGTTTCTATAATTGCAATCAAAGCCAGCTGACTTTTATCACAACACAAACTATACAATTCTTTTCTCTAAATTCTGGTTACAGAAACTTCAACATTATAGTTTAAAAAAGTACGAGAGATAGGTTGTTAACTAGGAATTATTGTAGATGTAAATCTGTGAATTGGCACTAATAATCAAATGCagcacttaaaaataaaatctatgcAGGAGAACAAGGAGGAAAAACCTTACAACAGCAAAATTTCTAGAAATCAGCCATGGCAGATTTTGCATATCTGCCAGTTCCTGCAGCTGTAAAAACTGACAAAAAGAAGTGTTAGTACTTATTAATCCAATATACCAGGCAAAACATGCTGTTACAAGATATTTGAGGCTTTCATTGTTAGTAATCCGAGTAATACATTAAAATCCCACTTCCACACAAAAAAGtggcaaaaaattaaatatacaacAGGGGCTAAGATGAAGATCTTCAAGGCTTCATGAGCAAATTGCCTTctggaaaaatagaaaatgcatGGACAAAATGAATACTTGAAACATTAAACAGCTATAACCAGAGATTACTTACATAGTTTATAGGAACCTGAAAAATTACTGGCCTCAGTAAGTGAATGTATCTTAGCCAACAGAAGCCTGACAAGTGACAGAACTGTTAACCACACTGAAATGAAAAAGGACTAATCGCTGGTcaagaaatcaatcaaaatattatttttatatttttagaaacaaTTCAAGGGTCCATACCCCACCCGACCCTAACCCCCTACCCCcaaaaaaatggacaaaaaaaagGTGGTAGACAACTTCATTTGTCTACCtgtacaacaaaaataaaactgaagTATCAATTGCCTCCAATGCCACTAACAAGCTCCACATGCACCAAATCAGTACTTTTAATGTATAGTGTGAAACCGAGTCACCGACCCATTCTATTCTATGCACTCATGTACTGTAGCTGTAAACAATCTCCTTGCATGGCAAGGTAGAAAATCAAAATGCATCGTGGCAAAAATTTCGAATTAACACCATACAGATATAGAACAACACATACCAGTTCACTATTTATAGCCTACTTCTAGCATCAAATGACGATAGCTACGTCCACGTATTATTCGTTGCCACAGATACTGGAGCAAGTTCTGGAAACTCATTTGCATCTGCTGCTGGACAAGCCTGCAACAGAATATCAGCTCAAGTGAACATAATACAATGCCATGATCATTTAAATCTTtcaatatgataaaaaaatatcttaccaTCTCACAAGACACCTCTGAATCCCTCTAGATATGGGCCGAATGAAGGACGGGTCTCGTTGAGCATAGAGCAAACCAACCTATCAAAAACAAGAGGAAGAAGGGGGAAAATATGAAATCAATAGGCACCGAATGACTATCTGGAAAAGGCTCGAACACAGCAGTGTTACATTAACCAGAAGATGTATTACTATAGAATGAAATCCAGCCTCTTgaatttgcaaaagaaaaaaaaattagaacttcATCTATTATAATATAATGGGTTTTGCatatatcaaataaattttgaaaaagtgtttgggaaaaataaaaaactcatacAAAATTAAGTATAAATCAGAACACAAAAATtgaataaaggaaaaataaggaaaaaaactgCACTTCAACTGAACATTTACGATCACAGAATCACACAAGAAACCCgaaagaagaaacaaataaacaacgAGGCAACTACCTCTACTAATGCAACAGCAGAAGGGTCATCAAATATCTCAAGACTACAATCTGCTAGATAATTAATCTGCATCAAAACCATTAAAAGAGAATGAAAGATTACAAACTGAACAACAGAAAAAATGGGAGGGTTATTAATCTGCatcaaaagaattaaaagaaaaaaaaaaaccagttaCAAATTTAACAAGTGATAAAGAAGTAGAAACTTAATgtataaggaaaataaaataatcagaTTGAACACATAACTAGTAAAAAGCCAACAGATCatacataaacaaaaatttaccCCAAACTCTGTATTGATGAAAGATTGAATAAAATCTATCAGTTGAAGCTTCGCCCACTCGATGCATAGGGTGGGGTCATCTGTCTTTGGAGGATGCCTCCAAGGTGCCCCAAACCGTAATTtatcttttgaaatctttccacTCTGTGCATCAACAGCAAACTTTTGCAGGAGTCCCAATGCTCTATCCATAGCAGGATTCACCACGGTAATCTTAAATGAAGTAACAAGAACCACCAAATTAAGCACCTCTTAGTACACATACCGCAAAAGTcaagaaaataattatctttAACAGGGAGATGAATGCACAACTATGTCGCAAGTCGTGAATTTCACACAATAACAGCTCATTAACACAAATCCAGAGCACTCCACTTAATAAAGGACATGAAATCATGCTGAGAGACAACACCAAGTCAGAGAGATTGGTTTTGGACCTGAAAGTCTAAGCAAGCTTGTTTTTTCTTATTATGTTCAGCATAGTAAGCTTTAATCATTCCCTCATTACACTATACGCCTACTCTATGTAGGGGTGGGCGGTGGGACTGGGCCTGGGCCTGGGTGCCCGGGTTTTCGCCCGGCccaatatacatatacatatatatatgtatatattaaaaaataatttatttaataaaacaatgtcgttttgctctaatgttttgttttaaaataccccctctctctcctcttccctTCTATTTTAAAGCCCGCCCGGTTGTCGTCACCCCCAACCCCATCCAATCACTATCGCCCCCAGCCCTGTCGGCCTCACTCTCCCTCTCGTCGTCGCCCCCAGTCCCGTCAGCCCCAACTCTCCCTCGCGGCCTAGCCATGGGCAAACGGCCTTGGGGGGCAAATCCACCCCTAGCATCCGGACAGGGGCACCTGGGGGTGGGGGCTGCCGCCCCGGaggtgcgggtagcacccctaactCTATGTCCACATATGAAGCTAAGATGATAGGGAAGATACCAACAACTTCATTTAAGGAAGAAAGTCCTGTGAAAAACAAACCAGTGAAACTTATTACTTCAGCAAATAACAACCTTTATTTATGTAACTAGCCTAAAATGTTAATGGGTTACATAACTAGTCTAGATGTACTAACTTGAAGATTCATCAAAGCTTCCAAAACTTAGAAAAAGAGAATATCAGGGTTCAAAAGGAAACAAGAAGCAAATTGATGTTCATTTGCAAAACTTACTTGTAAATATGCTAAGTATGCATCTACGATGTCTTCGAAAGTGCTACTCTCATCGCCCATCATCCTACAGTTAAATATAATTGGGATTATTTACAAATAGAATGTAGATAAGCTGGAAATGACGTGCTTACTAATGCCAGGCACAAATATGGTAACTTTTCCATGTATTTCCCTCTCTAGCATGTTGTTGCATTGGCCAATTTCAACTATGATCAATGATTCTCTCTATGTTTTTATAGGCTAACCACTGCATATATCCGGACTCAGAATGTGAACATAGCTATTGAAGAAAGATATAAATTTACTAGATGATACCACGGCAAACTAAGGATGAAATCATTCTTACTTCTGATAATGGTTACTTTGTTTAAGAGCATAAAGCTCAAATAGATGTCGAGGGGTTGGCCCAAGCACCTCAGCAACCACCGCCCACTGCAATTACAGTAAAAATAGAAACATAAAgaacgaaaaaaataataattcagcAAGCCTGCCAGCAACTAACCAAATAAGGTGAAGACAGCTAAGGGGAAAAAATAAGATTCAATTCGGTCTTGAAGTTTGATCAAATTtaggtcctttttttttattttcctgtttTTCTTCGAGGATGTTCATTCCATGTTTCTTTTTCTGAAGAATTTAGACAGGTACTAAAATTTGCTTGCCTCTGAATGACTGAAATAATCAGGAACCATATGCATTTTAGCTTGCTGGGGAGTCCATCCGAATGCCTGCAGATCAAACAAAATTGAAATGAGTGACATAAAGAATGATCAGCAGTGCACATATATATCATCAAAGGAGAAAAGCCCATTGACACAGACACATGCAGATTGATTATCAATACCCAAAATTAAGCAAACACAAACAAAGACATCATTAGATGACGTACACATTATCAAGTGTTATGCACATTGGTGTGGGTTGCAGTTGAGGAGTCCCAATTCTAATTACACCTCAAAACCATAATATAGAATACAATCATAATATATTGCAGGTTGGGTGTGATGTGGGAAATAATAAGTATAATTTCATTAGCTAAAGCTTGCACCAGACTTAGGGTGTAAACAAATCGAGTTCGAGCTAGAAGTGGCTGGCCAAGccttattcatttaatttttataaaaacatgaGTTGAGCACAAGTTAATATATTATTCAAGAGGGCTCAAGCTTGTTCACGAGCTATTTAATTTTGACAAAATGGATtctttatagtatatattaactttatctacaaattttaataataaatgctGAGATTTTGTTAatactttatataatttatgtatacATATTTCAATGACTACTCATAACCTAAATAATTTTCGAAGCAGCAGCTTTACTCCTGTTGGGCTATGTCATCTATTTTTATGTTAAACGCttctaaatttaataatttaagtttAAATAATCTGTAAAGcaatattagtaaatttatgcaattttaaagatttgagACGCTTCAACTTTTTTGTATATAGCTTTTTGTCTTCTTTCCTCTATATTTAATCTATTAGACTATTACAACTAGTAATAGCAACTAGATTGCGTTCAGATTACTCCGCAATCAGTCATGCATTGCACAGGTGCATGACTAGTATTCATAAAAATTCAAGCAACGTCATATTACTAGAAACatgatttccttttatattttaaaatacttatataCTCTCGTTATAAAGTAAAAGATAATActgtagaaaataataaatatgaaattatttgtgTTTATATGAACTTGTACAACTCGACTcaagttttatacaaattttatcatttcataatTGATCATATGTTGTGTTCACGAGCGGCTAATTTAATAAGAGTCTCGAGTTTGATCAAGCCGATCTCAAGCTGCTTGCTTTTCAAGTAGCCTTGTTCATTTAGAGCCTTACACCAAACCACTCATTTTCATTGCGGAAGTTTCTATGTATAAAAGTAGGAGATAAAATTAAGAACACTGAATAAGTGCATATCTAAAGAGTAGAACGATGGAGAGTTTTGAAGCAATCCCTCTTCCATACACACTTCAAACAAGATAatcacacacactcacacactaGAGAAAGATAGACGGTGTGTGTAACAACCCAAGGCAAGTGCTAACCGCATCTGTGCTATAACCCCAAAATAGACTAATCAATTTGAAGCTTccctaaaatcatttcaaagcTCAATTTCACTTAGTAAGTAATCAATGTGGATGTGCCACCCATGACTACCTTGATAACCATCattgaattattcatttttcCAATGTGGGACTAGGGCGTTACAAACACCCCTCTTAAATTCCTAACGCCCTCATTGGGACCATGTCATATGGTGCATTAATGTCACATGGCAGGCCTTACCAGGgtgactctgataccatatatGACAACCCAAGGAAAACACTAATCATATCTTCCCTATAACCCcaaaagactagtcaatttaAAGCTTtctaaaattacttataaaactACGTTTTACCTAGTAAGTAGCTAATGTGGGACTTAGCACCCATAACTACATGTTCCTGTGAATTATGTGCCTTACCCACTCTGTGAATTATTCTTTCTCCTAATGTGAGACTGGGgtgttacacacacacacatgcacgcacgcagagagagagagagagagagagagagagagagagagtacctcACGTGAGATGAATATGTCTGGAAATCCAAAATCCATGTAGGCTTGGTATGAATAGTAGCTGAGGATATCGGAAAGGATCAGAATTAAAAAATGGATATAAGAAATAtcaaaagtaattaattataaaaaaaatatatcaaaagtaataaTAGTACGTAAGCCAGACTTCAGGGGATGTTAAAATACATGGGAATAAGCAAGAATGAATGCAgagatgaattatttatttcttaaatcatTCTTAAGGCGCACAAGCAGTTATACATAGATAGAATGCTTCTCCTATTTCATGAAGCAAAGAAAATCGAAGAGCAAAGTATAGCATAGATGTACAGAAATGGACCTCACCTATCCGACGTAACTAGTATGACAGGCAGGCACCGCTCATTTGCGCCCAAAGCAATTATTCTCCATATGAAACTGTCATGATACAATGATGCACAGACTGATGAATCATCATCTAGGGTAGCATTGCGTAGAACATCGATATTGTTAATGACCAGCTTTGGCTGCCCAATACGACACATAAACATCAGTCAACTACAGCCTCACAATAGCAACACCCAGTAGTAAAAACCACAAATGTACGGTCATAGGCTCCTTTCACTCCAAATATACATGACAAGcatgaataaataaaagaatacataACGCCTTCTTACGGTTTTACTTATATGATGGtaacaaaattttgagaaaaacagttttataaattatttgtcGGGATGTCATAAAATCTTAATCAGCTACCTGAAAATGATCAATTTCAGCGGCTTGAGACAACAACTCCAGTAACAAACATGGCCAATCAGTACATGAATTCGCTAACGACCTCGAAAACCCGCCTGTCCGATTCAAATGAGCGATAGCGTTAGCCCTCCACCCTTGTTGAGCCTTAATCACCTCCTTCGCCAATCTCAAGGCCACAATCGCCTCCCTAAAATACAAAGCCTCTTCCATTGGCAAGCCCTTCCGTTTCTCACTTAAACCCAACACCCCATCGATCTCTTTGGCATTACATCGAGCAGCGAGTACGAAGACCGCCCGATCCCACAACACCGAACCCGAGACCTTATCTAAGACTGCATTTTTTACACCACTGTTGTCCTGAATCACGCGGCGAAGCGCCGTGCTGAGGCCGTGCCATTTATTGAGGGAGGTGAATATCTGGTGAGAGCTAATGCTGCCAAGCTTGACACCCTTTTCGACCATTGATTCAAGGGTGTGTTCGAGCAGAGTTCGGCAGTTGGACAAAGTGGGTGGTGGGCAATTGGACCAAGAAGCCCACGGAAACGACTGGTTAAATTGTGGATGGTGATCCTTGATGGATTGGGCAAAGTCTATATAGCCGGTTAAGTGGGGGCCTTTGTTCCACTCGCCGAGTAGACCTGGAAAATAGAGCAAGAAACATTGaacgaaattgaacaaaaattacaaagaatGCGAAGAGGAGTTTTTACGTTCAAGTACGAGGGTGGTCTTGCCGACGCCGCGAGGGCCGTGGAGGATCAGTGGTTGAGGGACGCGGTGGTGCTGGGCATGGTTGTTCAGCACGGTTTCCAGGAGTGGTCTTGGGATAATTCTCCATGATTTATTCACCATTTTTTCTAGGCTAGCGGATTCGAAATGCTATGCTCTTCTTTTCCGTCCAAGTACTCTCAGGGCCTAGTGTGCGTCGGAGGTATAAGGAGGGTTTTAGCGGAGCGAACCACGTCTGAAGATGAACCTGACAGGGCTCGTTTTGTGAAAGTGGGCTACCGCTACCCTCAAGCCTTGGGTCTTTTGCTTTCGTTTGTTGCGACTTTGGGACATTGAGCTGACTATGTACTATGTGCCACTTGAAATAGTTAAAACCCAATCTTTTATGGTCGAAATTGAGAATTTGACCATTATTCTTTGGAGAAAATCAATGTGTTTCCAtttgtttcaataaaaataaataaattgttgggTTACTTGCAAAATCAATTCTTAGAGtttgccttgtttgttttttcaaaatttttcaactcatctcatctcattttatctaatcattataactttttcaaattcttatacaaaataaaataaacaattcaactttttcaaatctcaaaataaaaataatattaaaaaaatatattctaacaatattttattcaattttcaactttcaattcatctcatctcatttgtaaaaataaacaaggcaAAGAGTTTggtatgaaaaatatattcatcgAGCTAGGACCATGGGAGACAATCTCcctataaaaagagaaatgatagttgtaatcGTGAAATGTACAAATACCGCACAATTcgttaaaaaaatgagtaaatatgagacctacatgaaaaaaaaaaactaattttctaatagtagactctattcttttccaaaagaattatataacaCTTGCACACTCTACAACAGCATGTACTATTactctttcatttatttctcGTTTGAGAATTGATATTTGAAGTCGTGGAGTGCACAAGTGTcacacaatcattttaaaaaagtgagaaaatatCTGGACCcacctgaaaaaaaaatattaattttttaataatatacctcacttttttttcaaaacgattgtgtaatatttacgcatttcacgactatatataatataacccTTCTCGTTTTATTTGTCACAAGCCACATGGTCCATGTGCTTCTCAATCAAAAATTAATAGTGACATTTTCTTTACTAATCAATCAAAAATCATCTTCTTATCCCATCAAGATGTGAATTATcgccttaattaattaatgttgtatGTCTTCTCCCATCATGTTGttatttataactattttataattagtttataattcattttaaatcaaataatataattaatattgtcgactatataaatattttatctaatttattttccccAATTCTCCACCATTCATTagtatgcaatttttttttttggttcctcCGTCGTCACCAAGCCACTGGGTCATTTTTAGTTGTCATGCTAACAAATTAGCATCAACAATTAATTGATCTCTCAAAAATAACAAGTCTATGTTTGAAGATGCGATGCAATTCTTCTGTTTCAAAGGAGCACGGCAATAAATTGATAATAGGTTCAAAGGTGGACCAGTCTATCCGACAGCTACGTTTATGACCTTTTCAGGATTAGACTTCCCCAAGACCCAACCAACAGacttgataatttataattctGGCCCAGCTCATCTACCTTTATGATTAGACCCACACTGCCAAGGcctgacccaaaaaaaaaaaaaaaaaaaaaaaaaaaaagtagaaaatgtAATTGTTTGGCTGTTAATTGGAATGATTGGATTatttacttttctttaaaataattttattagaaatattatacatcagtcattatttattcttatattttatatttataattttttttataaaatatgaggatatttttataggatataagaatattttttttatagaatacagagtaataaataatgattgatgaaaaaaaattttctaattttattagagaaataatatttatagttgtaGAGTGCGTAAGTGCAGCGTACTTTTTTTGAAATACatgatt harbors:
- the LOC121248600 gene encoding uncharacterized protein LOC121248600 isoform X2, with protein sequence MENYPKTTPGNRAEQPCPAPPRPSTTDPPRPSRRRQDHPRLLGEWNKGPHLTGYIDFAQSIKDHHPQFNQSFPWASWSNCPPPTLSNCRTLLEHTLESMVEKGVKLGSISSHQIFTSLNKWHGLSTALRRVIQDNSGVKNAVLDKVSGSVLWDRAVFVLAARCNAKEIDGVLGLSEKRKGLPMEEALYFREAIVALRLAKEVIKAQQGWRANAIAHLNRTGGFSRSLANSCTDWPCLLLELLSQAAEIDHFQPKLVINNIDVLRNATLDDDSSVCASLYHDSFIWRIIALGANERCLPVILVTSDSYYSYQAYMDFGFPDIFISREAFGWTPQQAKMHMVPDYFSHSEWAVVAEVLGPTPRHLFELYALKQSNHYQKMMGDESSTFEDIVDAYLAYLQITVVNPAMDRALGLLQKFAVDAQSGKISKDKLRFGAPWRHPPKTDDPTLCIEWAKLQLIDFIQSFINTEFGINYLADCSLEIFDDPSAVALVEVGLLYAQRDPSFIRPISRGIQRCLVRWLVQQQMQMSFQNLLQYLWQRIIRGRSYRHLMLEVGYK
- the LOC121248600 gene encoding uncharacterized protein LOC121248600 isoform X1; the protein is MVNKSWRIIPRPLLETVLNNHAQHHRVPQPLILHGPRGVGKTTLVLERLLGEWNKGPHLTGYIDFAQSIKDHHPQFNQSFPWASWSNCPPPTLSNCRTLLEHTLESMVEKGVKLGSISSHQIFTSLNKWHGLSTALRRVIQDNSGVKNAVLDKVSGSVLWDRAVFVLAARCNAKEIDGVLGLSEKRKGLPMEEALYFREAIVALRLAKEVIKAQQGWRANAIAHLNRTGGFSRSLANSCTDWPCLLLELLSQAAEIDHFQPKLVINNIDVLRNATLDDDSSVCASLYHDSFIWRIIALGANERCLPVILVTSDSYYSYQAYMDFGFPDIFISREAFGWTPQQAKMHMVPDYFSHSEWAVVAEVLGPTPRHLFELYALKQSNHYQKMMGDESSTFEDIVDAYLAYLQITVVNPAMDRALGLLQKFAVDAQSGKISKDKLRFGAPWRHPPKTDDPTLCIEWAKLQLIDFIQSFINTEFGINYLADCSLEIFDDPSAVALVEVGLLYAQRDPSFIRPISRGIQRCLVRWLVQQQMQMSFQNLLQYLWQRIIRGRSYRHLMLEVGYK
- the LOC121248600 gene encoding uncharacterized protein LOC121248600 isoform X3 — encoded protein: MVNKSWRIIPRPLLETVLNNHAQHHRVPQPLILHGPRGVGKTTLVLERLLGEWNKGPHLTGYIDFAQSIKDHHPQFNQSFPWASWSNCPPPTLSNCRTLLEHTLESMVEKGVKLGSISSHQIFTSLNKWHGLSTALRRVIQDNSGVKNAVLDKVSGSVLWDRAVFVLAARCNAKEIDGVLGLSEKRKGLPMEEALYFREAIVALRLAKEVIKAQQGWRANAIAHLNRTGGFSRSLANSCTDWPCLLLELLSQAAEIDHFQPKLVINNIDVLRNATLDDDSSVCASLYHDSFIWRIIALGANERCLPVILVTSDSYYSYQAYMDFGFPDIFISREAFGWTPQQAKMHMVPDYFSHSEWAVVAEVLGPTPRHLFELYALKQSNHYQKMMGDESSTFEDIVDAYLAYLQITVVNPAMDRALGLLQKFAVDAQSGKISKDKLRFGAPWRHPPKTDDPTLCIEWAKLQLIDFIQSFINTEFGVNFCLY